A part of Dehalogenimonas sp. W genomic DNA contains:
- a CDS encoding hydrolase — translation MLTADNALLLIIDVQVKLFRVMPDKEELLKKIGNLIQGCALLGVPAIITEQNTAGLGPTIPEIASLTPETATIEKFTFSCCAENGFLETLRNTGRRQIIICGIESHICVYQTALELQKAGYEVQIVTDGVASRSPANRKLALTRLQNEGIRLTGVEMALFEMLKTARSEQFKAVSTLIK, via the coding sequence ATGCTGACAGCCGACAATGCGCTATTGCTGATTATTGATGTTCAAGTGAAACTGTTCCGGGTCATGCCGGATAAAGAGGAACTGCTGAAAAAAATCGGGAACCTGATTCAGGGTTGTGCGCTACTGGGCGTACCGGCCATAATCACCGAACAGAATACCGCCGGCCTGGGCCCCACCATCCCGGAAATCGCCTCATTAACGCCGGAGACAGCAACAATTGAGAAATTCACCTTCAGTTGCTGTGCCGAAAACGGATTTTTAGAAACGCTGCGGAATACCGGCCGCCGGCAAATCATCATCTGCGGCATTGAAAGCCACATCTGCGTTTATCAGACCGCCTTGGAACTTCAAAAAGCCGGATACGAGGTGCAGATTGTCACTGACGGAGTCGCCTCCCGATCACCCGCCAACCGTAAGCTGGCGCTGACCAGACTGCAAAATGAGGGGATACGACTGACTGGTGTGGAAATGGCTCTCTTTGAAATGTTAAAAACTGCCCGGTCGGAGCAGTTTAAAGCGGTCAGCACTTTGATAAAATAG